A genomic segment from Salvelinus alpinus chromosome 8, SLU_Salpinus.1, whole genome shotgun sequence encodes:
- the LOC139583657 gene encoding U2 snRNP-associated SURP motif-containing protein-like isoform X3, with product MIEFVVREGPMFEAMIMNRELSNPMYRFLFENQSPAHVYYRWKLYSILQGEAPTKWRTDDFRMFKNGSLWRPPPLNPYLHGNFEEGEGPEEEEEEPGKKGCLKEEERDQLEEMLRALTPRKGDIAEAMLFCLLHAEAAEEIVECVTESLSILKTPLPKKIARLYLVSDVLYNSSAKVANASYYRKYFETKLCQVFSDLNATYKTIQGHLQSENFKQRVMSCFRAWEDWAVYPDPFLIKLQNIFLGLVNLSADKEAPAPITVEKPSVEHLAPGLQPEPAEDIDGAPIGEDMDGASLEDVDGVPIGLDGGTMVDGAPLGSAPLDGALLGMDDLDGVPIKALEEDIDGVPLDHAAAKAASFKVAPSKWEAVDESELEAQAVTTSKWEIFEQPEEKKDEDDSDDEDTKSSRSEEPPSYPNPIRDDLDSKTKHSEMNEDRRTKLREIEVKVMKFQDELESGKRPKKSGQSLQEQVENYREKLLQKEKEKEKLEREKEREKKDKEKSEARSKDIKKEKEESTPTRKDRRGLSPVVARKRRHSGSPGSPPRSSSRRVRSPSPRSERSERLYSKDVGSSRSRSSHKDSPRTTIIKKSSKRSPSLSRTPKRSRRSRSRTPKKSTKKSRSKSRSPHRSHKKSKKSKH from the exons ATGATCGAGTTTGTGGTGCGTGAGGGCCCAATGTTCGAAGCCATGATCATGAATCGAGAGCTCAGCAACCCCATGTACAG GTTTCTGTTTGAGAACCAGAGCCCAGCACACGTGTACTACCGCTGGAAACTCTACTCCATACTACAG GGAGAAGCACCAACAAAATGGCGGACGGACGACTTCCGCATGTTCAAGAACGGCTCGCTGTGGCGCCCTCCTCCCCTCAATCCCTACCTGCACGGCAACTTTGAGGAGGGGGAGGggcctgaggaggaagaggaggagcctgGGAAGAAAGGCTGCTTAAAAGAAGA agagCGTGATCAGCTGGAGGAGATGTTGAGGGCTCTGACTCCTAGAAAGGGGGACATAGCCGAagccatgctgttctgtctcctgcaCGCCGAGGCTGCTGAGGAGATCGTAGAGTGTGTCACAGAGTCCCTCTCCATCCTCAAGACACCACTCCCCAAGAAG ATTGCACGGTTATATCTTGTCTCTGATGTGCTGTACAACTCATCTGCTAAAGTAGCCAATGCGTCGTACTACAGAAAATA CTTTGAGACCAAGCTTTGCCAGGTCTTCTCAGACCTCAATGCAACGTACAAGACGATACAGGGTCACCTGCAGTCTGAGAACTTTAAG CAACGAGTGATGTCGTGTTTCCGTGCGTGGGAGGACTGGGCCGTGTACCCAGATCCCTTCCTCATCAAGCTGCAGAACATCTTCCTGGGTCTAGTCAACCTATCAGCTGATAAGGAGGCTCCCGCTCCCATCACAGTAGAG AAACCATCAGTTGAACACCTGGCCCCTGGTCTACAGCCTGAGCCAGCAGAGGACATCGACGGGGCCCCCATCGGGGAGGATATGGACGGGGCCTCTCTGGAGGACGTGGATGGGGTCCCTATAGGGCTGGATGGAGGGACCATGGTGGACGGAGCCCCCCTAGGCTCTGCCCCCCTTGACGGAGCCCTGCTGGGGATGGATGATCTGGACGGAGTGCCCATCAAGGCCCTGGAGGAGGACATAGACGGAGTGCCCT TGGATCATGCTGCGGCCAAAGCAGCATCCTTTAAAGTAGCACCTTCAAAATGGGAAGCAGTGGATGAGTCTGAGCTAGAAGCACAGG cCGTGACCACCTCTAAATGGGAGATCTTTGAGCAGCCAGAGGAGAAGAAGGACGAGGATGACAGTGATGATGAGGACACCAAGAGTTCCCGGTCAGAAGAGCCTCCGAGTTACCCCAACCCCATCAGAGACGACTTGGACTCCAAGACCAAGCACTCTGAGATGAATGAGGACAGACGCACCAAGCTCCGGGAAATAGAG GTCAAAGTGATGAAGTTCCAGGATGAGTTGGAGTCTGGGAAAAGGCCCAAGAAGTCTGGCCAGAGTCTCCAAGAGCAGGTGGAAAACTACAGAGAGAAACTCTTACAGAAG gaaaaagaaaaggagaaactggaacgagagaaagagagggagaaaaaggacAAGGAGAAAAGCGAAGCTCGCTCTAAAGACAtcaagaaggagaaggaggagtctACTCCGACCAGGAAAGACAG GCGTGGCCTGTCTCCTGTGGTTGCTAGGAAACGGCGCCACAGCGGCTCACCCGGCAGCCCCCCACGGAGCAGCAGTAGACGGGTGCGCTCCCCATCCCCCCGCTCTGAGAGGTCAGAACGCCTCTACTCCAAGGACGTAGGGTCATCACGATCCCGCTCCTCCCACAAAGACTCCCCTCGAACCACCATCATCAAGAAGTCCTCTAAAAG GTCTCCCTCGTTATCCCGCACGCCCAAACGGTCCCGGAGGTCACGCTCCAGAACACCCAAGAAATCCACCAAAAAATCCCGTTCAAAATCACGGTCCCCACACCGGTCCCACAAGAAATCAAAGAAGAGTAAACACTGA